GGATCAGGCGCTTGGCGTCTTCCCAGGAGCCGATCGTGGCGCCGTCGAAGGAGACCATGTGGTCGCCCGGCTTGAGGCCCGCCTGCGCGGCCGGGGTGAGCCGGTCGCCGGGCTTGCAGGCGGCGCGCTGCTCGGAACTGGGGATCACGCACGTTTCGGTGGCGGGCGAGACGATCGGGGCATCGGTGGGCAGGCCGATGCCGACCAGCAGGATGGTGAAGAAGACGAACGCCAGCACGAAGTTCATCAACGGCCCGCCGGACATGACGATGACCTTCTGCCACCACTTCTTGCGGTAGAAGACGCGGTTCTCGTCGCCTGGACGCACCTCTTCCAGCGCGGCCTCGCGGGCGGTCTCGATCAGCCCCTGGAAAGGTCCTGTCGCCGTGCTCCTGACCTTGGTGGGATCCTCTCCGGGGCGCGGCGGCAGCATTCCGATCATGCGGATGTAGCCGCCGAACGGGATCCACTTGATGCCGTATTCGGTCTCGCCCTTGCGCCGGGACCAGGCCGTGGGGCCGAAGCCCACCATGTACTGGGTCACCTTGAAGCCGAAGAGCTTGGCCGGCACCAGGTGGCCGAGCTCGTGCAGCGCGATGGAGATCATCAACCCGAGGAGGAAGAGGATGATCCCCGCGACGTAGAGCCAGTTCATCTTGGGGCACTCCTCGGCAGGCGGCAAGGACAGCTGTGAAGGATGAGGCGAAAGATGCGAAGCTCCAATGTAGTCGAACTCGCCACACCACAAGGCTGACCGCATTTCCCGAGCACCCTGCAAACAGGACGAGCGGAAGATGAAATGAGGTCACTGGCTCCGTCCGCCGAACGGCGAGAGCACCACGACGTTCGCATTGCCCGTGGCAAGATCGGCGTTGGCCGTTCCCGGTTCTGCTCGATCGTTCTCCGCGCCTACCAGCGCAACTGCCCGGTTTCGTCTTGGAACGTGCCTGTCGGACCGTCCACGTCGAGGATTGCCAGGCGCACGACAGTTCTGGCGCTCTCTTCCGGTGACCTTCCGATTCCGAAGGCCGCGGTCATGTCGGTCGCGGTGGTGCCGGGCTCGGTGACGCGCACGATGCCCACCGCGTTGGTGTCGAACACGCGCAGAGCCGTGGGACCGTCGATGACTCCGTCTCCCAAGATGCCCGCGTTGTGCACCAGAACGTCGAGCCGACCCTCGGCCTCGTCGATCGTCGCCAGAGCGATGAACGCCAGGAGCTGGCCGACGCCGCCCTACGCAACTGGCCGCTCTCCTGAGAACCGCCCGGCGCGCCATCCTGGCCGCCGCGGCGCTGTTCCTGGTGGCCGAGTTCTTGCCCGGTCCCGGCAGAGCACGGCAGATCTCCGGGCTACGGGCGTACGGCCGGCTGCGCCGCTCTCGTCGCCCCGATCAGCGTCGGCGGTCAGCGCCTTGACCTGCACAGCGCCTTCGTGCTTGTCGTCCTGGAACCGCAGGACAGGCCCGGCGGCCGTCCGGCGACGAAGATCTGTCGTACCTGTGTGGAAGACTGCCCGGCGTGCCGGCAGAGTTCGAGAGGTTCGACATCGCCACGTCCGACACGACGATCCACGGCGTCCGTGGTGGGACGGGGCCGCCCGTCCTTCTGCTGCATGGCATCCCCGAGACGCACCTGATGTGGCACCGGGTGGCGCCCCAGCTGGCCGAGCGGTTCACCGTGGTCGCCACCGACCTGCGTGGCTTCGGTGCCAGCGGCAAGCCGCCGAGCACGCCTGACCACACCCCTTACAGCATGCGCGCGATCGCCCGCGATCAGGTCGAGGTCATGCGCGCGCTGGGGTTCGAGCGGTTCTCCGTGGCCGGGCACGATCGGGGCGCCCGTTGCGCGTACCGGATGGCGCTCGACCATGCCGAGGCGGTCGCCCGGCTGGCCGTGCTCGACATCGTGCCCACCGGGGACGCCTTCGGTCGCGCCGACATGGACTTCGCCCTTGGATACTGGGTGTGGTCGTTCCTGGCGGCACCGGAGCCGGTGCCCGAGCGGCTGATTGCGGCGGCGCCTTCCGTTTTCGTGGGTCACATGCTCGACTCCTGGTCACAGGCGCCGGATGCCTTCTCGCCCGAGGTGCGGGAAGCCTACATGGCGCAGTTCACCGATCCCGCCACCGTGCACGCCATCTGCGAGGAGTAACGCGCCGCCGCGACGCTCGACTGCGAGCATGACGAGGCTGACCGCGGCAAGCGGCGCATCGCCTGTCCGACGCTCGCCCTGTGGAGCGCGGCCGGACCGATCGCCGAGTGGTACGAGCCGCTGGAGATCTGGCGGGCATGGGCCGACGACGTGCGCGGGGGGGCCATCGACTGTGGGCACTTCCTCCCTGAGGAGGCTCCCGACGAGACGGCCCGGCATCTCCTCGACTTCTTTGCTTGAACCGGCCCGGTGCGTGTCTCCCCTGCCCGGCGCTCGCCGGGCCGATCGGCGCCCGCACACCGGCCGCGCCCGGCTCGGCTACGACCGCGCCCGCGTCCTGCTGGACGAATACGCCGGGCTCGACCTGGACCAGCTGCATCACAGCGCCGCGACCCGCCTCGGCGAAGCCGAGATCCCGCTGCAGCTCATCATGGGCAAGACCCGGCACAAGAACCCCCGCGCCGCGATGCGCTACGTCAAACCCGTGATACTGCGACACTGCCTGGCAGAATCGATCGGAGTTGTCGGATCCTGGCCATGTTGTTCGTAGTTGGGGTGAGAAGCCGCCCACGAGGGCGCTGTCACGACTTAGGGAGATGCGAACGATGCCGCACCCTCAGGCCAAGGTCCACCGCATGTTCGAGCTCGTCGAGCCGATCGCCACCGTCACCTTCTCCGAGGTGGTGAACGAGGCGTTCCTGGCCCTCGGTATGCGCGACTACTGGGACGGGTATTTCGCGGGCCGGGCCGCGCCGCTGGGGCCGGCACCGGCCGCGGTGGTGCACGCGGTCTTCTACAACTTCGCCGACGGCGAGGTGGCGCGCCACATCCCCTGGGTGTGGGGGAAGATCACCCCGCAGGAGGCGATCGCCGTGCGCGAGCGGGCCAGCGCCGCCGCGCTGCGGCAGATGATCGGGGAGCTTGCCGACTCCCCCGCTCTGGTACGGGTCGCCGACCTCGCCACCCGAGCAGCGCTCAGCGCGCCGACCGAGGGCCGAGCGCTGTACGCCGGGCTGCGGGCGCTCGACGTGCCCGAGGAGCCGGTGGCCAGGCTCTGGCACGCGGCGACGCTGCTGCGGGAGCACCGCGGGGACGGCCACAACGCCGCCCTCGTCGCCCACGGCATCGGCGGCACCGAGTCCCACGTCCTCATGGCCCTTTCCCTCGGGATGAGGGCGGAGGAGTTCGGCCGGATCCACCACCTGCCCAAGGCACAGCTGGCCGCTGTCGTCGACGGGCTGCGCGGCCGCGGCCTCGTGGACGCCGCCGGCGGGTTCACCCACGCCGGCCGGGAGGCCAAGCAGCGGATCGAGGCCCTCACCGATGAGCTGGCAGCCCCGGCGTACGACGTGCTCGCTGCGGACGAGCTCGACGAGCTGGCCGCGGGGCTCGAGCCGATCGCCGCCGCGGTACGGGCCGCCGACGACTGAGCGGACGCATCAGGCGACGGCCACGACCTCCAGCTGGCGGGCCGCTGAGCGTCTTCTGGGGTGTCGATCGCGTCCGGGGTGGTGCGATGGCCCTGGGATGGGCGGCGGGCCAAGTACGGAGAAAGAGGCGGTGACCCATGATCATCTTGTCGAAGACTTGGGCCGACAGCTTCATCCCGTCCACTTGGCCTGAGTCGTCAGGCGTCGAAGCGCCGGCGGGCGGTCTCGATGTGGCCGAAGTACTGGTGGGTCCAGCCGCAGATGAGATCAACCGTCGCGCGCAGGGCCTGGCCCGGCTCGGTGAGGGTGTACTCGACTCGCGGCGGCACAGTGGGATGCACCTTCCGCTCGGCCAGGCCGTTGCGCTCCAGCATGCGCAGGTTCTGGGTGAGCATCTTGTGGCTGATGCCCTCGACCTCGTCGCGCAGCTCGCTGAAGCGGAGGGTGCGCTCACCGAGAGCCTCGATGATGAGCAACGCCCACTTGTTGGCGACATCCGAGAAGATCTCCCGCGCCAGGGAGTCCGCACGCCTCAGGTCCGCTTCGTCAGCCATGCCTGCGAACTGCTTGGTCACCATGAGGTTCCCCAGTCTCTAAAAAGTGCGTTCTTCCATGTCAGCGAACACTCTCCTATGGTTTCTGAGTAACCGCAAGAGAGCACAGGCGCCCTCCGGTGCCTCGATCACATAACCAACAGGAGATCTCATGGCTGTTTCGCTCATCAACCCTGACGGGCATGTCCAAGTCCCGCTCTACCACCACGTCGCGGTGGCGACGGGGAGCAGACAGGTCCACATCGCGGGACAGGTCGCCTGGGACGAGAACGGCGAGCTCGTGGCACCGGGCGACCTCGCCGGGCAGATCGCCCAGGTCTACCGCAACGTCGCCAAAGCGCTGGACGCGGCCGGAGCGACGTTCCACGACGTCGTCCGCTTCACGTGGTACGCCGCAGGCTGGAAGAGAGAGATGTACGACGCCTTCAAGGCGGGCATCGAACAGGCGGCCCGCGAGTTCGACATCGCCACGCCGCCGGCCGCGCTGATCGGGGTGGACGTGCTGTTCGAGCCCGGCATCCTCATCGAGGCCGAAGTCACCGCGGTCATCGATTGACGCGGTCGCACCAGGTGCCCGTCTCGGTGCATCGCCTACCACGCCGGGATGTTCACCCGGGCGGGCTGGACGAGCCGGCCGGTGGCCTGGCTGCCGAGTGCGGTTCACGTACGGGCCAGGCCTGAAGGTCAGGCCGTGAGGGCAGCCGCTGCTTCCCGGTAGACGACGCTCGGGTCCTCGGACAGCCACGTCTTCACCTGGCGGCTCCAGGCGTCGGCGAGCACCTCTGGCCGGTGTGCCTCGATGCCGTCGAGGGCTGCCGCGACGATCGCCTCGGGGGCGGTCTTGTCGCCGTCGTACCAGGCCATCATGTCGGTGTCCGCGGCACCCAGGTGCAGGCCTGCCACCAGGGTGCGCTGGTCGGCCAGCTCCAGGCGGACGCTGTTGGTGAGCGCCCATTCGGCGGCCTTGGCCGCGTGGTAGGCGCCCGCGCCGTTGTAGGCGAGCCAGGAGAGCGCGGACAGGACGTTGAGGATCGCGCCGTCGGCCAGTTGGGGCGCGAAGGCGCGGATCACGTTGAGGGTGCCGTAGAAGTGGGTGTCCATCTCGCGGCGGATCGTGTCCAGGTCGCCGCTGATGAGGTTCGCGCCGGTGGAGATGCCCGCGTTGTTGATGACGATCTTGACGTCGGGCGCCGCGGCGGCCGCGGCGGCGACCGACGCCGGGTCCGTGATGTCCAGGCGCAGCGGGATGACTCCGGGTACGTCGATGAGGTCGGGACGGCGGGCGGTGGCGTACACCTTGCCGGCGCCGCGGTCGAGGAGGGAAAGGACGAATTGCCGGCCCAGGCCCCGGTTGGTGCCGGTGACCAGCACATGTGCTCCGTTGATCTGCATGCCGGATAGACTAAAACCTGACGTTGACGTCAGAGGCAAGTGTTGTGAGGGAGGTCACGGTGCGCATCGGCGAGTTGGCGGGGCGGTCGGGCGTCAGCGTGC
The Nonomuraea helvata genome window above contains:
- a CDS encoding site-2 protease family protein; this encodes MNWLYVAGIILFLLGLMISIALHELGHLVPAKLFGFKVTQYMVGFGPTAWSRRKGETEYGIKWIPFGGYIRMIGMLPPRPGEDPTKVRSTATGPFQGLIETAREAALEEVRPGDENRVFYRKKWWQKVIVMSGGPLMNFVLAFVFFTILLVGIGLPTDAPIVSPATETCVIPSSEQRAACKPGDRLTPAAQAGLKPGDHMVSFDGATIGSWEDAKRLIRSHGAGPVKLGIVRDGKPMTFDVTLIAQDQPNLDDPEKTDKNVGFLGVRPTEVMERQSFGQVLGYMGGQTARAAGSIFNMPEKMVGIWRAAFSGDERDPEGPVGMVGAGRLGGEILTSDLSNEEKIATFVNLLAGFNLAIGMFNLIPLLPLDGGHIAGGLWEGLKRAYAKIMRRPKPKHVDIAKLLPLTYAAALAMMIMAGLLVYADLVNPLTLTN
- a CDS encoding winged helix-turn-helix transcriptional regulator, whose protein sequence is MADEADLRRADSLAREIFSDVANKWALLIIEALGERTLRFSELRDEVEGISHKMLTQNLRMLERNGLAERKVHPTVPPRVEYTLTEPGQALRATVDLICGWTHQYFGHIETARRRFDA
- a CDS encoding SCO6745 family protein; translated protein: MPHPQAKVHRMFELVEPIATVTFSEVVNEAFLALGMRDYWDGYFAGRAAPLGPAPAAVVHAVFYNFADGEVARHIPWVWGKITPQEAIAVRERASAAALRQMIGELADSPALVRVADLATRAALSAPTEGRALYAGLRALDVPEEPVARLWHAATLLREHRGDGHNAALVAHGIGGTESHVLMALSLGMRAEEFGRIHHLPKAQLAAVVDGLRGRGLVDAAGGFTHAGREAKQRIEALTDELAAPAYDVLAADELDELAAGLEPIAAAVRAADD
- a CDS encoding SDR family oxidoreductase, producing MQINGAHVLVTGTNRGLGRQFVLSLLDRGAGKVYATARRPDLIDVPGVIPLRLDITDPASVAAAAAAAPDVKIVINNAGISTGANLISGDLDTIRREMDTHFYGTLNVIRAFAPQLADGAILNVLSALSWLAYNGAGAYHAAKAAEWALTNSVRLELADQRTLVAGLHLGAADTDMMAWYDGDKTAPEAIVAAALDGIEAHRPEVLADAWSRQVKTWLSEDPSVVYREAAAALTA
- a CDS encoding RidA family protein; protein product: MAVSLINPDGHVQVPLYHHVAVATGSRQVHIAGQVAWDENGELVAPGDLAGQIAQVYRNVAKALDAAGATFHDVVRFTWYAAGWKREMYDAFKAGIEQAAREFDIATPPAALIGVDVLFEPGILIEAEVTAVID
- a CDS encoding alpha/beta hydrolase; this encodes MPAEFERFDIATSDTTIHGVRGGTGPPVLLLHGIPETHLMWHRVAPQLAERFTVVATDLRGFGASGKPPSTPDHTPYSMRAIARDQVEVMRALGFERFSVAGHDRGARCAYRMALDHAEAVARLAVLDIVPTGDAFGRADMDFALGYWVWSFLAAPEPVPERLIAAAPSVFVGHMLDSWSQAPDAFSPEVREAYMAQFTDPATVHAICEE